In the genome of Oscarella lobularis chromosome 1, ooOscLobu1.1, whole genome shotgun sequence, one region contains:
- the LOC136185671 gene encoding ubiquitin carboxyl-terminal hydrolase isozyme L3-like isoform X2: MSRPHWIPLESNPEVVNKFVFGMGMKPSWQFHDVFGLDPDLLAMIPQPACALMLLFPVNEKHRQHKSDEDERLKKEEQHVSKNVYFMKQNIGNACGTIGVLHAIANNQDVLDFDDGYLKTFLAKTKDMSAEKRAEYLETDESISDAHEASAQEGQTAAPQRDESVDLHFIAFVHKDGHIYELDGTKSFPINHGKSSSETFLKDAAKVCQSFMERDPGEMRFTIMALAKA; encoded by the exons ATGTCTCGTCCTCACTGGATTCCACTCGAATCGAACCCCGAAGTCGTCAACAAG TTTGTGTTCGGTATGGGGATGAAACCGTCGTGGCAATTTCACGACGTATTCGGACTCGATCCCGATCTTCTGGCCATGATACCGCAGCCAGCATGCGCTCTaatgcttctttttcctgtCAACGAGAAA CACAGACAACACAAGTCagatgaagacgaaagactgaagaaagaggaacAG CACGTCAGCAAAAACGTCTACTTCATGAAACAGAACATCGGAAATGCATGTGGAACCATAGGAGTTCTCCACGCCATAGCTAACAATCAGGACGTACTCGATTTTG ACGACGGATACCTGAAAACGTTCCTAGCCAAGACAAAGGACATGAGTGCCGAGAAACGAGCGGAGTACCTGGAGACCGATGAA AGCATCAGCGACGCGCACGAAGCTAGCGCTCAGGAAGGCCAAACGGCGGCACCTCAGCGCGACGAATCGGTCGACCTGCACTTCATCGCTTTCGTACACAAAGATGGTCACATCTATGAGCTGG ATGGAACGAAGTCGTTTCCTATTAACCAcgggaaatcgtcgtcagagACGTTTCTTAAG GACGCGGCCAAAGTGTGCCAGTCGTTTATGGAACGCGACCCGGGCGAGATGCGATTCACTATCATGGCGCTGGCGAAAGCTTAA
- the LOC136185671 gene encoding ubiquitin carboxyl-terminal hydrolase isozyme L3-like isoform X1, with amino-acid sequence MSRPHWIPLESNPEVVNKFVFGMGMKPSWQFHDVFGLDPDLLAMIPQPACALMLLFPVNEKHRQHKSDEDERLKKEEQHVSKNVYFMKQNIGNACGTIGVLHAIANNQDVLDFGTNLSPEAFLCGHLSSTDDGYLKTFLAKTKDMSAEKRAEYLETDESISDAHEASAQEGQTAAPQRDESVDLHFIAFVHKDGHIYELDGTKSFPINHGKSSSETFLKDAAKVCQSFMERDPGEMRFTIMALAKA; translated from the exons ATGTCTCGTCCTCACTGGATTCCACTCGAATCGAACCCCGAAGTCGTCAACAAG TTTGTGTTCGGTATGGGGATGAAACCGTCGTGGCAATTTCACGACGTATTCGGACTCGATCCCGATCTTCTGGCCATGATACCGCAGCCAGCATGCGCTCTaatgcttctttttcctgtCAACGAGAAA CACAGACAACACAAGTCagatgaagacgaaagactgaagaaagaggaacAG CACGTCAGCAAAAACGTCTACTTCATGAAACAGAACATCGGAAATGCATGTGGAACCATAGGAGTTCTCCACGCCATAGCTAACAATCAGGACGTACTCGATTTTGGTACAAATCTCTCTCCAGAGGCATTTCTCTGTGGTCATCTCTCTTCGACAGACGACGGATACCTGAAAACGTTCCTAGCCAAGACAAAGGACATGAGTGCCGAGAAACGAGCGGAGTACCTGGAGACCGATGAA AGCATCAGCGACGCGCACGAAGCTAGCGCTCAGGAAGGCCAAACGGCGGCACCTCAGCGCGACGAATCGGTCGACCTGCACTTCATCGCTTTCGTACACAAAGATGGTCACATCTATGAGCTGG ATGGAACGAAGTCGTTTCCTATTAACCAcgggaaatcgtcgtcagagACGTTTCTTAAG GACGCGGCCAAAGTGTGCCAGTCGTTTATGGAACGCGACCCGGGCGAGATGCGATTCACTATCATGGCGCTGGCGAAAGCTTAA
- the LOC136198479 gene encoding rap1 GTPase-activating protein 1-like — MASDPLLARLRRFKSRVAAKRDDPPWSTRRLSMSFTSPPRFVSALAEEDADQSECFETGDCDPVENSVIVPTSGWKIESGRSFPPRVTSQTAAPEVPYAIEKCDEEEYRSHFYEAEHWNFYVDDPEIGPVVLSLKQEATISREHFRVLVRAPSHFVHGLLPASCLSANRYNLDEVVAALGRELDLINPLKRVQLSSFGDELLKLDQSFVVSDHKVGVVYVKEGQTREDEILGNLAGSQRFDDFLRLLGKRVELTGFRGYRGGLDINFGMTGETSVHEEWAGHRVMFHVSTLLPGGDEQQVQRKRHIGNDLVCVVFVDGGETVFDPMAIRSHFLHSYIVVQCEDDENKDDGKGVRYRVSVVSRDGVPLCKPHLSKQDTFFHDSVFHDFLLAKIINAERACFRAPKFAELQNRTQLQMMQNMIIAAEDAETALKEGKNVKTAVGRRGSWLPVGFVRPPSPLVDVNREKIESFDQLSLDLKAAYQNKDISDVICLIGKNEIPLYGIKAILAARSKIFKSLLCNAAPAHPRRSSITRMQSQKKERSMLRKIQLTSIPQNVNEDDNDGSSSLSRSSRRPSATGKEKKTKKSSGGGGMKEKIKMKFQRGFSKASLDKVEVAATAAAAAAPTTAVAVETPAKIVAGKYLVRFPQFDFNEFDVVMEYLHTGCCSLSPATLSGVVCIAEYLELSDLEQACFEIIHGSVDFKIIWDLLKRLGHYFHFQSACSMFEKVVEFVDDNAREFLLSPSIKELPRNVFEKIIRRPLKVPEIVKFKTCLLWGNENCSPSTWKEDVSQLVKDLDYYKVSPVDLIKIVVPSDTVDKERVMLALAYHADPKSIEPPTKSDGAKKFHHSQQQQTTTLLCGSSSREHSVEPNDSGIDATSIGSHASISGLGNRNSLRKKRAGARSSASDDLVVLPIDTKEDTTIDHLTHL; from the exons ATGGCGTCCGATCCTCTACTCGCGCGATTGCGACGATTCAAGTCGCGCGTCGCGGCCAAGCGCGACGATCCACCTtggtcgacgcgacgcctATCGATGAGCTttacgtcgccgccgcgcttcgttagcgcgcttgccgaagaagacgccgacCAATCGGAGTGCTTCGAGACGGGCGATTGCGACCCCGTCGAGAATTCAGTCATTGTGCCGACGAGCGGTTGGAAAATCGAGAGCGGGCGTTCGTTCCCTccgcgcgtgacgtcacaaaccGCGGCGCCGGAAGTCCCGTACGCAATCGAAAaatgcgacgaagaagaatatCGTTCTCACTTTTACGAAGCGGAACACTGGAACTTTTACGTCGACGACCCGGAAATCGGTCCCGTCGTACTTTCGCTCAAGCAGGAGGCGACTATATCGCGGGAGCACTTCAG GGTTCTCGTTCGAGCGCCATCTCATTTCGTTCACGGTCTCCTTCCGGCTTCGTGTCTCTCGGCGAATCGATACAATTTGGACGAGGTCGTCGCGGCATTGGGTCGCGAACTCGATTTGATCAACCCGTTGAAACGCGTTCAGCTGAGCTCCTTTGGCGACGAGTTACTCAAATTGGATCAG AGCTTTGTTGTGTCTGATCACAAAGTAGGCGTGGTCTACGTCAAAGAGGGCCAGACGCGCGAGGACGAAATTCTCGGGAATTTGGCCGGGAGccaacgattcgacgactttcttcgtctgctCGGAAAGCGCGTCGAGTTGACGGGCTTTCGCGGCTATCGAGGCGGACTTGATATCAATTTCGGAATGACGGGCGAGACGAGCGTCCACGAAGAGTGGGCGGGACATCGCGTTATGTTTCACGTGTCCACGCTGCTCCCGGGGGGCGACGAGCAACAG GTGCAGCGAAAGCGGCATATTGGGAACGATTTGGTGTGCGTTGtgttcgtcgacggcggggAGACGGTCTTCGATCCCATGGCGATACGATCGCATTTCTTGCATTCGTACATCGTTGTTCAGTGCGAGGACGATGAGAACAAAGATGATGGGAAAGGAGTTCGTTATAGG GTTAGCGTTGTGTCACGGGACGGCGTACCGCTGTGTAAGCCGCACTTATCCAAACAGGACACTTTTTTCCAC GACTCCGTGTTTCACGATTTCCTATTGGCTAAGATTATTAATGCGGAGCGGGCGTGTTTCCGTGCGCCCAAGTTCGCCGAACTGCAG AATCGAACTCAATTGCAAATGATGCAAAACATGATCATCGCAGCCGAAGACGCGGAGACGGCGTtgaaagaaggaaagaacGTCAAAACTGCCGTGGGAAG ACGAGGTAGTTGGCTTCCCGTTGGATTTGTCAG GCCTCCAAGTCCTCTCGTTGACGTGAACCgggaaaaaatcgaaagctTTGACCAGCTCTCGTTGGATCTCAAAGCAGCCTATCAGAACAAAGATATAAGCGACGTCATATGCCTCATAG GTAAAAATGAAATTCCTCTATACGGAATAAAAGCCATACTGGCAGCAAGAAGCAA AATCTTCAAGTCCCTTCTCTGCAACGCGGCTCCCGCTCATCCGCGCCGATCGTCCATCACCCGAATGCAGAGtcagaagaaagagagaagcaTGCTCCGAAAAATCCAACTGACGTCCATACCCCAAAACgtgaacgaagacgacaacgacggctcgtcgtcgctgagtcgatcgtcgcggAGACCGTCTGCAACgggaaaggaaaagaagacgaaaaagagtagcggcggcggcggaatgaaagaaaaaatcaaaatgaaatttcaaagaggattttcaaaagcatcTTTGGATAAAGTGGAagtggcggcgacggcggcggcggcggcggcgccgacaACGGCTGTGGCGGTGGAGACACCTGCTAAAATTGTAGCCGGAAAATATTTG GTTCGTTTTCCTCAGTTCGATTTTAAcgagttcgacgtcgtcatggaGTATCTTCACACGGGATGTTGCTCGTTGAGTCCCGCGACACTTTCGGGCGTCGTTTGCATAGCCGAATATTTGGAATTGTCAGACTTGGAGCAGGCGTGCTTCGAAATCATTCACGGCTCCGTTGACTTCAAAATA ATTTGGGATTTATTGAAGAGACTCGGTCATTATTTTCACTTTCAATCCGCCTGTAGCATGTTCGAAAAG GTTGTTGAATTTGTTGACGATAATGCGCGCGAATTTTTGCTCTCGCCCTCGATCAAGGAATTGCCGCGAAACGTCTTCGAGAAAATCATCCGGAGACCGCTAAAG gtTCCTGAAATTGTCAAATTTAAGACGTGTCTTCTGTGGGGCAACGAAAACTGCAGTCCTTCGACGtggaaagaagacgtcagTCAACTTGTCAAGGATCTCGACTATTACAAAGTATCTCCAGTCGACCTAATaaag ATTGTTGTTCCGTCCGATACGGTGGATAAAGAGAGAGTGATGCTGGCTCTCGCGTACCACGCCGATCCTAAATCGATAGAACCGCCCACGAAGTCGGATGGAGCAAAAAAGTTTCATCACtcgcagcaacagcagacgacgactttgctTTGCGGAAGTTCGAGTCGAGAACACAGCGTCGAGCCGAATGATTCCGGTATCGATGCGACGAGCATAGGGAGCCACGCCTCCATATCAGGACTTGGAAATAGAAATAgtttgagaaagaaacgcgcCGGCGCACGTAGTAGCGCTAGTGACGATTTAGTTGTATTGCCTATAGATACGAAGGAGGACACCACTATTGATCATTTGACACATTTGTAG
- the LOC136185660 gene encoding phosphoglycerate kinase 1-like, with protein sequence MALNKLSIDSLPLKDKRVVMRVDFNVPLKGKQITNTQRIVAALPSVRHALDQGAKSVVLMSHLGRPDGIRQEKHSLGPVADELRKLLGRDVEFLSDCVGPDVEAACADPKPGSVVLLENLRFHPEEEGKGVDSEGKKITPSKGDIEAFRASLSRLGDVYVNDAFGTAHRAHSSMVGVALPQRAAGFLMKKELSFFSKALDHPERPFLAILGGAKVKDKIPLIENMLDKVDELIVGGGMAFTFLKVLHGMKIGKSLFDEEGSHIIGQLMSKAEKKGVKVHLPVDFVTADKFDENANTGSATVETGIDSDWQGLDCGDKSRILFADVVARAKTIVWNGPMGVFEFEKFGGGTKAVMDAVVSATAKGVTTIIGGGDTATCAAKYGTEDKVGHVSTGGGASLELLEGKTLPGVAALSDA encoded by the exons ATGGCGTTGAACAAGCTCAGTATCGATTCTCTGCCGCTGAAAGACAAGCGCGTTGTAATGAG GGTCGACTTCAACGTCCCGCTCAAAGGAAAGCAAATAACGAACACGCAAAG AATAGTCGCCGCTCTTCCGAGCGTTCGCCACGCTTTGGATCAAGGAGCTAAAAGCGTCGTTCTAATGAGCCATCTCGGTCGTCCGGACGGCATTCGTCAAGAGAAACACTCCCTCGGTCCGGTCGCGGACGAACTGCGAAAACTCCTCGGCAgagacgtcgaatttctgtCGGATTGCGTGGGCCCAGACGTCGAGGCGGCGTGCGCCGATCCGAAACCGGGAAGCGTCGTTCTGCTCGAAAATTTGCGATTTCATCCCGAAGAGGAGGGAAAGGGGGTCGATtcagaaggaaaaaaa ATAACGCCGAGCAAGGGAGACATTGAAGCGTTTCGTgcttcgctttctcgtcTTGGAGACGTTTACGTTAACGATGCATTTGGCACAGCTCACAGAGCCCATAG CTCCATGGTGGGCGTTGCTTTGCCTCAACGAGCCGCTGGATTTCTCATGAAGAAAGAGCTGTCCTTCTTTTCCAAGGCGTTGGATCATCCCGAGAGACCCTTTTTGGCTATATTGGGCGG GGCCAAGGTCAAGGACAAGATTCCGTTAATTGAAAATATGTTGGACAAGGTCGACGAGTTGATAGTGGGCGGAGGAATGGCATTCACATTTCTCAAAGTTCTCCATGGAATGAAG ATTGGAAAATCCTTGTTCGACGAAGAGGGATCTCACATCATCGGTCAACTGATGTCTAAAGCGGAGAAAAAGGGAGTCAAAGTACACTTGCCAGTTGATTTTGTGACCGCGGATAAATTTGACGAGAACGCAAAC ACTGGATCAGCGACTGTGGAAACGGGAATCGATTCCGATTGGCAG GGGTTAGACTGCGGAGATAAAAGTAGGATTCTTTTTGCTGATGTCGTGGCCCGAGCCAAGACCATTGTGTGGAACGG ACCCATGGGCGTTTTTGAGTTTGAAAAATTCGGCGGTGGAACGAAAGCCGTGATGGATGCAGTGGTGAGCGCGACGGCCAAAGGCGTCACGACAATCATAG GTGGTGGAGACACGGCTACGTGTGCGGCCAAGTATGGAACAGAAGACAAAGTGGGTCACGTTAGTACTGGAGGTGGCGCTAGTCTAGAATTGTTAGAAG GCAAAACTCTTCCCGGCGTTGCTGCTCTGTCTGACGCTTGA